Proteins from a genomic interval of Hydrogenophaga sp. PAMC20947:
- a CDS encoding ABC transporter substrate-binding protein — MWNRREWARVSAMAWLGGTWTSARSQVDRSSRSTQALLMGVDHKASFCYLPLTIAERLGYFQAEGLSLQIREFASPSLAAQALVGGAVQVLSGTYSTNIVLDRLGHSLQSLVLQGLAPQIVMGIARSEGSRFRNLRELRGQRIGVAQLGSSTHRIARLVLAKGRLGEGDVTFRELPAPADALEAFRSGEISVLCYSDPIITQLEQAGEIKILVDTRTQRGSAELFGGTFPAGCLSAKQDWIAGHPDESQALANAMVKALKWLQTAGPSDLINVVPEAYFGGDRALYLAAFSRSREAWSPDGVMPDESPGVAAKMLARLNTTPPMSDQDLSNTFTNRFALKAKARLRA, encoded by the coding sequence ATGTGGAACCGGCGGGAGTGGGCTCGGGTGTCGGCCATGGCTTGGCTCGGGGGAACCTGGACCAGCGCCAGGTCTCAGGTCGACCGTTCATCGCGGTCGACGCAGGCTTTGTTGATGGGCGTCGATCACAAGGCTTCTTTTTGCTATTTGCCACTGACCATCGCCGAGCGTCTGGGCTATTTTCAGGCGGAAGGGCTGAGTTTGCAAATCCGGGAGTTTGCGAGTCCCTCTTTGGCCGCACAAGCCTTGGTGGGGGGGGCCGTGCAGGTGCTCAGCGGGACTTACAGCACCAACATCGTGCTGGATCGCCTCGGCCATTCATTGCAATCGCTGGTCTTGCAGGGGTTGGCCCCTCAGATCGTGATGGGCATCGCCCGAAGCGAAGGAAGCCGCTTTCGCAACTTGCGCGAACTGCGTGGGCAGCGCATTGGAGTGGCTCAGCTGGGTTCATCGACCCACCGCATTGCCCGGCTGGTGCTGGCCAAGGGGCGGTTGGGGGAGGGTGATGTCACCTTCCGTGAGTTGCCTGCACCCGCTGACGCGCTGGAAGCCTTTCGAAGCGGAGAGATCAGTGTGCTCTGTTATTCAGACCCGATCATCACGCAGCTGGAGCAGGCAGGGGAGATCAAAATTCTGGTGGACACCCGCACCCAGCGCGGCAGCGCTGAGCTTTTTGGCGGAACCTTTCCAGCAGGGTGCCTCAGCGCCAAGCAGGATTGGATCGCTGGCCATCCGGACGAGTCACAAGCCCTGGCCAATGCCATGGTCAAGGCTTTGAAGTGGCTCCAAACGGCAGGGCCATCCGACTTGATCAACGTGGTGCCTGAAGCCTATTTCGGTGGAGATCGGGCACTGTACCTGGCCGCTTTCAGCCGCTCGCGGGAAGCCTGGTCTCCCGACGGGGTGATGCCCGACGAGAGCCCTGGCGTTGCAGCGAAGATGTTGGCTCGGCTCAACACCACGCCACCGATGTCCGATCAGGACCTGAGCAATACCTTTACGAACCGGTTTGCCTTGAAGGCCAAGGCGCGCTTGCGCGCCTGA
- the gloB gene encoding hydroxyacylglutathione hydrolase, producing MTLHPVPAFNDNYIWVLHDRHRAVVVDPGESAGVARWLKQADLTLDTILITHHHPDHVGGVAELRESTGARVIGPSRERLPEPVQRVQDGDTVEALGCRFNVMDVPGHTAGHIAFFSPDIDGTPLLFCGDTLFSAGCGRLFEGTPAQMHDSLSRLAALPGETRVCCTHEYTLSNLRFALTVEPDNAALVAYAERCRDLRARNLPTLPSSIHLEREINPFLRAHLPSVAQGARRHQPTTSDDPVAVLTALRAWKDVF from the coding sequence ATGACACTTCATCCCGTACCGGCGTTCAACGACAACTACATCTGGGTTCTGCACGACAGGCACAGGGCCGTGGTGGTCGACCCCGGTGAGTCGGCTGGCGTGGCCCGGTGGCTCAAACAAGCGGACCTCACCCTTGACACGATTCTGATCACCCACCACCATCCCGACCATGTCGGCGGTGTGGCCGAGCTGCGAGAGTCCACGGGCGCCCGAGTGATTGGCCCGTCCCGTGAGCGGTTGCCTGAACCGGTGCAACGGGTTCAGGACGGTGACACCGTCGAGGCCCTGGGCTGCCGGTTCAATGTGATGGATGTGCCAGGCCATACGGCGGGTCACATCGCGTTCTTCTCGCCAGACATAGACGGTACGCCGTTGCTGTTTTGCGGAGACACCCTGTTTTCGGCAGGTTGCGGGCGCCTGTTCGAGGGAACCCCCGCACAGATGCACGACTCGCTCAGTCGCCTGGCGGCCTTGCCCGGTGAAACGCGCGTGTGCTGCACCCACGAATACACCTTGTCCAATCTGCGCTTTGCACTCACCGTGGAGCCGGACAACGCCGCACTGGTGGCCTATGCTGAACGCTGCCGCGACTTGCGTGCCCGGAACCTTCCGACGCTACCGAGCTCCATTCACCTGGAACGAGAGATCAACCCCTTTCTCCGAGCCCACCTGCCGAGCGTCGCTCAAGGCGCTCGCCGACACCAACCCACAACCAGCGACGATCCAGTGGCTGTGCTGACTGCCCTGCGCGCCTGGAAAGACGTCTTCTGA
- a CDS encoding transglycosylase SLT domain-containing protein, whose protein sequence is MNPLIEPIDTPQVVAKSSLLQRRSLSTLTLGLILLVAGCASVQTPDPTQGASSAPGSAASTLPAATAARSPSPRLAPFIPSGPLSAIGTESASAAPVVTLSTPTDIWDRIRRGFAMTDLDNDLVRDREQWYVSRPDYMQRMTERSSRYLFHIVEEIERRRIPMELALLPFIESAFNPQAVSSARAAGMWQFMPATGQSFDLKQNVFRDDRRDVLASTKAALDYLEQLHGRFGDWHLALAAYNWGQGNVNRAITRNQRAGLPTGYTDIDMPLETRMYVPKLQAVKNILARPESFGALLPDIGNHPFFDTLTLTSDMDVSLIASLSGVSEADFRVLNPSIKQPIVMAAGTPQILLPWDNAGVFEQRLAAHKGPLASWTAWVVPTTMSVDQAAQRSAMSEEELRRVNNIPPRMLVRAGSSLLVRRSGHRDNDVSEFVADHAQLSLQPEVVLKRTTVRARKGDSLERLASRYGVSASSVAGWNKLSSTSRLKTGQRLTLMLPRSVSGKSVAGSSSSKKSRSVASRKKSSSGKTASKSKSRSVAAKDKRIRTSTASAGKKSSGSSSKVARKK, encoded by the coding sequence ATGAATCCCCTGATCGAACCCATCGACACACCCCAAGTCGTCGCAAAATCTTCGTTGCTGCAGCGCAGAAGCCTCAGCACCCTGACCCTGGGCCTGATCCTTCTGGTCGCGGGTTGCGCCAGCGTACAAACACCAGACCCCACCCAGGGCGCTTCTTCGGCGCCTGGTTCTGCGGCCTCTACCTTGCCCGCCGCCACTGCGGCAAGGTCCCCTTCCCCCCGTCTGGCCCCCTTCATCCCCAGCGGGCCGCTCAGCGCCATTGGCACCGAGTCCGCCTCTGCCGCACCGGTGGTGACGCTCTCGACCCCGACCGACATCTGGGACCGGATCCGCCGAGGGTTCGCCATGACAGATCTTGACAACGATCTCGTGAGAGACCGAGAACAGTGGTACGTCAGCCGCCCAGACTACATGCAGCGCATGACCGAACGCTCCAGCCGTTACCTCTTTCACATCGTTGAGGAGATCGAGCGCCGCCGCATACCGATGGAGCTCGCTTTGTTGCCCTTCATCGAAAGCGCCTTCAATCCTCAGGCCGTTTCCAGCGCTCGCGCTGCGGGCATGTGGCAATTCATGCCCGCCACCGGACAATCGTTTGATCTGAAGCAAAACGTGTTCCGCGATGACCGCCGCGACGTGCTGGCCTCAACCAAGGCCGCGCTCGACTACCTGGAGCAGTTGCATGGCCGATTTGGCGACTGGCACCTCGCTCTCGCCGCCTACAACTGGGGCCAAGGCAACGTCAACCGGGCCATCACCCGCAACCAGCGCGCAGGGCTGCCCACCGGCTACACCGACATCGACATGCCGCTGGAAACCCGCATGTACGTGCCCAAGCTGCAGGCGGTCAAAAACATCCTGGCGCGCCCTGAGTCTTTCGGTGCCCTGCTGCCCGATATCGGCAACCACCCCTTCTTTGACACCCTCACGCTCACCAGCGATATGGATGTCAGCCTGATCGCCAGCCTTTCCGGTGTCAGCGAAGCCGACTTCCGGGTGCTGAATCCGTCGATCAAGCAGCCCATCGTGATGGCCGCGGGCACACCTCAAATTCTTTTGCCCTGGGACAACGCGGGCGTTTTCGAGCAGCGCCTGGCTGCTCACAAAGGACCGCTGGCCAGCTGGACTGCCTGGGTGGTGCCCACCACCATGTCCGTCGACCAGGCAGCCCAACGCTCAGCCATGAGCGAAGAAGAGCTGCGGCGCGTCAACAACATTCCACCGCGCATGCTCGTGCGGGCCGGGTCCAGTCTGCTGGTCCGCCGCAGTGGTCACAGGGACAACGACGTGAGCGAGTTTGTGGCCGATCACGCCCAGCTCAGCCTGCAGCCTGAAGTCGTGCTCAAACGCACCACGGTGCGTGCCCGCAAGGGCGACAGCCTGGAGCGCCTGGCCTCTCGCTACGGGGTCAGCGCCTCCAGCGTGGCCGGCTGGAACAAGCTCTCGTCCACGTCACGCCTCAAAACCGGTCAGCGCCTCACGCTGATGCTGCCCCGAAGCGTCAGCGGCAAATCTGTAGCCGGCTCTTCATCGAGCAAAAAATCAAGATCCGTGGCCAGCCGAAAAAAGAGCAGCTCCGGGAAAACAGCGTCCAAGAGCAAGAGCCGCTCAGTGGCTGCCAAAGACAAAAGAATCCGCACCAGCACCGCCAGCGCTGGCAAAAAATCCAGCGGCAGCAGCAGCAAGGTTGCGCGCAAAAAATGA
- a CDS encoding YbaB/EbfC family nucleoid-associated protein gives MFNKGQLAGLMKQAQAMQDNLKKAQDELAFIEVTGESGAGLVTVLMTCKHDVKRVTIDPSLLAEDKDMLEDLVAAAFNAAVRKAEETSNEKMGKLTAGMPALPGGMKMPF, from the coding sequence ATGTTCAACAAAGGACAACTCGCCGGCCTCATGAAGCAGGCGCAAGCCATGCAGGACAACCTCAAGAAGGCCCAGGACGAACTGGCTTTCATCGAAGTCACCGGTGAGTCGGGCGCTGGTCTGGTCACGGTTCTGATGACGTGCAAGCACGACGTGAAACGCGTCACCATCGACCCCAGCTTGCTCGCAGAAGACAAAGACATGCTCGAAGACCTGGTGGCCGCGGCTTTCAACGCTGCGGTGCGCAAGGCCGAAGAAACGTCCAACGAAAAAATGGGCAAGCTCACGGCCGGCATGCCTGCTTTGCCCGGTGGCATGAAGATGCCCTTTTGA
- the recR gene encoding recombination mediator RecR → MAEIHAVELLVQALKRLPGVGVKSAQRMAFHMLQHDRSGALQLAQALEHACHEVKHCALCHTFTEQTICGTCQDKRRDRSQLCVVETPADQAALERTGAYKGLYFVLMGKLSPLDGIGPNEIGLRKLFERVDALVDGEREVKEVILATNFTAEGETTAHVIAQGLKARAVAVTRLARGVPVGSELEYVDLGTIAHALVDRR, encoded by the coding sequence ATGGCTGAAATTCACGCAGTTGAGCTGCTGGTGCAGGCACTCAAGCGCCTGCCCGGCGTGGGGGTGAAGTCTGCGCAGCGCATGGCCTTTCATATGCTGCAGCACGACCGGAGTGGTGCCCTGCAGCTGGCCCAGGCACTGGAGCACGCGTGTCATGAGGTCAAGCATTGTGCGTTGTGCCATACCTTCACCGAGCAGACCATTTGCGGCACTTGCCAGGACAAGCGGCGGGACCGCAGCCAGCTCTGTGTGGTGGAAACCCCCGCAGACCAGGCTGCGCTGGAGCGCACGGGGGCGTACAAGGGCTTGTATTTTGTGCTGATGGGCAAGCTCAGCCCGCTCGACGGGATTGGTCCCAATGAAATCGGCTTGCGCAAGCTGTTTGAACGCGTGGATGCCCTGGTCGATGGCGAACGGGAGGTGAAAGAGGTGATTTTGGCCACCAACTTCACGGCGGAGGGTGAAACCACCGCACATGTGATTGCGCAGGGGCTCAAGGCGAGGGCGGTTGCCGTGACCCGCCTGGCCAGGGGCGTCCCGGTGGGGAGCGAGCTGGAATACGTCGATTTGGGCACCATCGCCCATGCGCTGGTCGACCGCCGCTGA
- the dnaX gene encoding DNA polymerase III subunit gamma/tau yields the protein MSYVVLARKYRPRNFTEMVGQSHVVQALTNALTTQRLHHAYLFTGTRGVGKTTVSRILAKSLNCLGADGQGGITAEPCGVCQACTDIDSGRFVDYTELDAASNRGVDEVQALLEQAVYKPVQGRFKVFMIDEVHMLTGHAFNAMLKTLEEPPEYLKFVLATTDPQKVPVTVLSRCLQFNLRPMAPETVQEHLVEVLASEQVLAEPQALRLIARAARGSMRDALSLTDQAIAFGGGQLEEATVREMLGAVDRSYVLRLIDALARGDGAEVVETVDTLRVNGLSAASTLEEMTSVLQRMAVLQVVPDRAASASLDDPDAEELGRLAMALPADETQLLYSLCLHGRAELGLAPDEYAALTMVLLRLMAFKPAGTAQSSKKEKKTLKTGADEPVKAVNPAPVSPPEPSPPAHAPAPSAAARVERSRSAEPQVAESRPPAAAAPTHSALSSPEPLTPPSERSEATKASGPAPDDSDEPPWESLSATPPARAPSPAPSPATPAQVMSIPVRDPGASSRLEQRHPPREQGTQPELQRSEEGDFWFEAVQALIKAEAITALVRELGLQSQLVARDGDRWLLRVEHESLRQSNSAERLGQALSSLDHQVKLIIEIGTVRDTAAMRLAAEAARKQVLAEERIRSDPFVQTMMRDFGGKIVPGTLKATS from the coding sequence ATGTCTTATGTCGTCCTGGCCCGCAAGTACCGGCCGCGCAATTTCACCGAAATGGTGGGGCAGTCGCACGTCGTCCAAGCGTTGACCAATGCCTTGACGACGCAGCGCCTGCACCATGCCTATCTTTTCACCGGTACACGCGGTGTGGGGAAGACGACGGTTTCGCGCATCCTGGCGAAGTCGCTCAACTGCCTGGGTGCTGACGGTCAGGGCGGTATCACCGCTGAGCCTTGTGGCGTCTGCCAGGCATGTACCGATATCGACAGCGGGCGTTTTGTCGACTACACCGAGCTGGATGCCGCTTCCAACCGGGGCGTGGATGAAGTCCAAGCCTTGCTGGAACAAGCGGTGTACAAGCCCGTTCAGGGTCGCTTCAAGGTCTTCATGATCGACGAGGTGCACATGCTCACGGGGCATGCGTTCAATGCCATGCTCAAGACCCTGGAAGAGCCGCCCGAGTACCTGAAGTTCGTGTTGGCAACGACCGATCCGCAAAAGGTGCCGGTCACGGTGCTGTCACGCTGTCTGCAGTTCAATTTGCGACCCATGGCACCGGAGACGGTGCAGGAACACCTGGTGGAAGTGCTGGCGTCTGAGCAGGTGTTGGCCGAACCGCAGGCCCTTCGCCTCATTGCCCGCGCGGCCCGCGGCTCGATGCGCGATGCGCTTTCGCTCACCGACCAGGCCATTGCTTTTGGCGGTGGTCAGCTGGAAGAGGCCACCGTGCGCGAGATGCTGGGAGCGGTGGACCGCTCTTACGTGTTGCGCCTGATCGATGCGCTGGCCCGCGGCGATGGTGCCGAGGTGGTTGAAACGGTCGACACTTTGCGTGTCAATGGCTTGAGCGCTGCGTCTACTCTGGAAGAAATGACGTCGGTGCTGCAGCGCATGGCAGTTTTACAGGTGGTTCCTGACCGCGCGGCCTCGGCTTCGCTCGATGATCCCGATGCCGAGGAATTGGGCCGATTGGCCATGGCCCTGCCGGCCGATGAGACCCAGTTGCTTTACAGCCTGTGCCTGCATGGGCGGGCCGAGCTGGGTTTGGCGCCCGACGAATACGCGGCCTTGACCATGGTGTTGTTGCGCTTGATGGCTTTCAAGCCCGCTGGCACCGCTCAAAGCAGCAAGAAGGAAAAAAAAACTCTGAAAACCGGGGCTGACGAGCCGGTCAAGGCCGTCAACCCGGCGCCAGTTTCCCCACCGGAACCTTCGCCTCCCGCGCATGCGCCTGCTCCCTCTGCAGCCGCTCGCGTGGAGCGCTCGCGGTCTGCCGAGCCACAGGTTGCGGAGAGCCGTCCGCCTGCAGCGGCAGCCCCTACCCATTCAGCGCTGTCTTCCCCCGAGCCCTTGACACCGCCGAGCGAGAGGTCAGAGGCCACCAAGGCTTCTGGTCCAGCACCCGACGACAGCGACGAGCCGCCCTGGGAAAGCTTGTCCGCGACGCCGCCTGCGCGTGCCCCCTCACCGGCACCTTCGCCGGCCACGCCAGCCCAGGTGATGTCGATTCCTGTACGCGACCCAGGGGCTTCTAGCCGCCTGGAGCAACGCCACCCCCCGCGGGAGCAGGGAACTCAACCCGAGCTGCAGCGCAGCGAAGAGGGTGATTTCTGGTTCGAGGCGGTTCAGGCCCTGATCAAGGCCGAGGCGATCACGGCGCTGGTGCGCGAGCTGGGGCTTCAGTCCCAGTTGGTGGCGCGAGATGGGGATCGCTGGCTTCTGCGGGTGGAGCACGAGTCCCTGCGACAGTCCAACAGCGCTGAGCGGCTGGGGCAGGCGCTCAGCAGCCTGGATCACCAGGTCAAATTGATCATCGAGATTGGCACTGTGCGCGACACAGCAGCCATGCGGCTGGCGGCCGAAGCGGCCCGAAAACAAGTCTTGGCCGAAGAGCGCATCCGCTCAGATCCGTTTGTCCAGACCATGATGCGAGACTTTGGCGGCAAAATCGTACCCGGAACGCTCAAGGCCACGTCTTGA
- a CDS encoding TIGR03862 family flavoprotein: MAAEVLSAQGHAVHLFDAMPSVGRKFLLAGKGGLNLTHAESLEPFLQRYAERADTLKPLLEAFGPQQVRDWAAGLGIDTFIGSSQRVFPKDMKAAPLLRAWLHRLRHPGPGGRAVQFHMRHRWQGPQSADPHRLVFETPQGLQTVRVRATVLALGGASWARLGSDGAWWAPLQDAGLDLAPLRPSNCGFEVAASSRGGQTEPAAGGWTPHFVERYAGQPLKTVSIKVTGPEGENFERQGEFVVTATGVEGSLVYAASSLLRNGIAKSGAATMWLNLLPDRTPEFVLKQVTHPRGSRSLSSHLKSRLGLDGVKWGLITELCDKATLQNPVALAAAIQALPLQLVATRPINEAISTAGGVRFEGLDAQLMATQRPSWFAAGEMLDWEAPTGGYLLTACLSSGRLAGQGAHAWLKSH; this comes from the coding sequence ATGGCCGCTGAAGTGCTGAGCGCGCAAGGCCATGCAGTGCATCTGTTCGATGCCATGCCCTCGGTCGGCCGTAAATTTTTGCTGGCTGGCAAGGGCGGTTTGAACCTCACCCATGCCGAGTCTCTGGAACCTTTCCTCCAGCGTTACGCCGAAAGGGCGGACACGCTCAAGCCCTTGCTGGAGGCCTTTGGCCCCCAGCAGGTGCGCGATTGGGCGGCAGGCTTGGGCATAGACACCTTTATCGGAAGCTCGCAGCGCGTGTTTCCCAAGGACATGAAAGCTGCCCCGCTGTTGCGGGCGTGGCTGCACCGGTTGCGCCATCCGGGGCCGGGTGGACGGGCGGTGCAGTTTCACATGCGCCACCGTTGGCAGGGCCCTCAGAGTGCGGATCCCCATCGCCTGGTATTTGAGACGCCACAAGGTCTTCAAACCGTGCGCGTCCGGGCAACGGTGTTGGCCCTGGGAGGTGCCAGCTGGGCGCGGCTGGGGTCAGATGGCGCGTGGTGGGCTCCACTGCAAGACGCGGGGCTGGACCTCGCGCCTTTGCGCCCCAGCAATTGCGGTTTTGAGGTGGCGGCGTCGAGTCGTGGGGGACAAACGGAACCCGCAGCGGGGGGGTGGACCCCTCATTTTGTCGAGCGTTATGCGGGCCAACCGCTCAAAACCGTGTCGATCAAAGTCACCGGCCCAGAGGGCGAAAACTTCGAGCGGCAGGGCGAATTTGTGGTCACCGCGACGGGCGTGGAGGGCAGTCTCGTCTACGCCGCATCGAGTTTGCTGCGAAATGGCATAGCAAAATCAGGGGCCGCCACGATGTGGCTCAACCTGTTGCCCGATCGCACGCCGGAATTTGTGCTCAAGCAGGTGACCCACCCCAGAGGTTCACGCAGCCTGTCCAGCCACCTCAAGAGCCGGCTCGGTCTCGACGGCGTCAAGTGGGGGCTGATCACCGAGCTGTGCGACAAAGCCACCCTGCAAAACCCTGTTGCCCTGGCAGCAGCCATCCAGGCATTGCCTTTGCAACTGGTCGCAACGCGCCCGATCAACGAGGCCATCAGCACGGCAGGAGGGGTGCGCTTTGAAGGGCTGGATGCCCAACTCATGGCCACACAAAGGCCAAGCTGGTTTGCGGCCGGCGAAATGCTGGATTGGGAAGCCCCGACAGGCGGTTACCTGCTCACGGCCTGCTTGTCCAGCGGACGCTTGGCAGGGCAGGGTGCGCATGCCTGGCTGAAAAGCCATTGA
- a CDS encoding MAPEG family protein, with translation MTYAGLTLAYWAVVVAALLPVGCAGVAKWGQIGRSRRDGGLDNHNPRAWLAKQTDWRARANAAQANSFEALPFFIGAVVIAHQLGAAQGRIDMLALVFVFLRMLYILLYLADQASARSMVWGLGLLVNLAILFV, from the coding sequence ATGACCTATGCAGGTTTGACCTTGGCCTATTGGGCTGTGGTGGTGGCAGCGTTGTTGCCAGTGGGGTGCGCGGGGGTGGCGAAATGGGGCCAGATCGGTCGCTCGCGCCGAGACGGTGGTCTTGACAACCACAATCCCCGGGCATGGCTGGCAAAGCAGACCGATTGGCGCGCCCGCGCCAACGCTGCCCAGGCCAACAGCTTCGAAGCGCTGCCGTTTTTCATCGGTGCGGTGGTCATTGCCCACCAGCTCGGTGCGGCTCAGGGCCGCATCGACATGCTGGCACTCGTCTTTGTTTTCTTACGCATGCTCTACATCTTGCTGTACCTGGCAGATCAGGCCAGCGCGCGCAGCATGGTCTGGGGACTGGGCTTACTGGTGAACCTGGCTATCTTGTTCGTCTGA